The following nucleotide sequence is from Pseudoalteromonas xiamenensis.
ATGAGCGTCACACCTCATTGCTGCGCATCGTTTAATGAGTGAGAGGATAAGACTATGAACCCAGCATTGTGGATTAGTAAAACGGGCCTTGATGCTCAACAAACCGATATCGCAGTAATCTCGAACAACTTGGCGAACGCCAGTACTGTAGGTTACAAAAAGAGCCGTGCTATTTTTGAAGATTTGCTTTACCAAAACATTAATCAGCCAGGTGGTCGTTCGTCACAAGATACTGAAATGCCCTCTGGATTGATGTTGGGTGCGGGTTCGAAAGTGGTCGCTAACCAAAAGAACTTTTCGCAAGGTAATATGTTGAGTACTGAAAACTCGTTGGATTGGATGATCCAAGGTCCTGGTTTTTTTGAAGTTCTCATGCCAAATGGCAATATCGCGTACACACGTAACGGCCAATTCACAACAGATGAAAACGGTCGTATTGTAACATCTGGTGCAGGTTACCCAGTTCAACCTGAAATGAATATCCCTGACGATGCACAATCGATCACAATTTCCCGTGATGGTGAAGTATCAGTGCGTATTTCGGGGCAGGCTGAAAACGTTGTCGTTGGACAATTGGTGATTAGTGACTTTATCAATCCATCGGGTTTAGAGCCAATGGGTCAGAACTTATACACAGAAACCGCTGTAAGTGGAGCGCCTGTGCAAGGTAACCCTGGAGCAGAAGGTTTAGGCAGCGTTGTGCAGGGGGCGCTTGAAACGTCCAATGTAAACGTGACCGAAGAACTCGTAAACTTAATTGAAACCCAACGTATTTATGAAATGAACTCGAAAGTCATTTCATCAGTGGACCAGATGCTTAGCTACATTAATCAACAGCTTTAATTTAGTATAAGTTAGGAGAATAGTATGAATCGCCTTCTTAGAACCTCAATTTTCAGTTTGATGACCTTATTGGGAATGTCTGGTTGTGTATCAACGCAAAACAAAAATGTGGTTCAGGACGACCCGTACTATGCTCCCGTGGTATCTGAAGATCAAAGTGAACAGATCATGCCAACGGGTAGTCTGTTCAATGCTGAGTTTGCCAATGACCTGTATTCGGATCGTAAAGCATTAAGGACGGGAGACATCATTACGGTCGTTTTACGTGAAACCACTCAAGCGTCGAAAGCTGCCAACAATCAAACG
It contains:
- the flgG gene encoding flagellar basal-body rod protein FlgG, coding for MNPALWISKTGLDAQQTDIAVISNNLANASTVGYKKSRAIFEDLLYQNINQPGGRSSQDTEMPSGLMLGAGSKVVANQKNFSQGNMLSTENSLDWMIQGPGFFEVLMPNGNIAYTRNGQFTTDENGRIVTSGAGYPVQPEMNIPDDAQSITISRDGEVSVRISGQAENVVVGQLVISDFINPSGLEPMGQNLYTETAVSGAPVQGNPGAEGLGSVVQGALETSNVNVTEELVNLIETQRIYEMNSKVISSVDQMLSYINQQL